Proteins from a genomic interval of Psychrobacter urativorans:
- a CDS encoding BRCT domain-containing protein, translating to MDTKQVKDAPSIFDIYGHIIQFIGNNVVVSYTNFDQRAITKCLSDHNLPLPSWQWVDASVMVRDTCQRFSTSGYNLANVCKEWRYAFDHHDALEDAKACGFVTTTILRENNASIIEWLKDQPSHPKNSSRTQRFTQNRSIEGNEEGRFFGLNICFTGELSIKRVEITDIAAKQGFHVKAGVSKKLNYLVVGTPDLTLLNGHDKSSKQRKSETLIAEGIDINIITERDFLKMLKL from the coding sequence ATCGATACTAAGCAAGTGAAAGATGCTCCTTCTATATTTGATATTTATGGTCATATCATTCAATTTATCGGTAACAATGTTGTGGTTAGTTATACCAATTTTGATCAAAGAGCAATAACAAAGTGCTTATCGGATCATAATTTGCCACTGCCGTCTTGGCAGTGGGTTGATGCTTCTGTCATGGTACGTGACACTTGCCAGCGATTTAGTACATCAGGATATAATCTTGCTAATGTATGTAAAGAATGGCGGTATGCTTTTGATCATCATGATGCACTAGAAGATGCTAAAGCGTGTGGGTTTGTGACAACCACTATTCTTAGAGAAAATAATGCTTCAATCATAGAATGGTTAAAAGATCAGCCATCTCATCCAAAAAATAGTAGTCGTACGCAGCGCTTTACTCAAAACCGCTCTATAGAAGGTAATGAGGAAGGGCGGTTTTTTGGGTTAAATATTTGTTTTACAGGAGAGCTATCTATAAAACGCGTAGAAATTACCGATATCGCAGCAAAGCAAGGTTTTCATGTTAAGGCTGGTGTGTCTAAAAAGCTCAACTATTTAGTTGTAGGTACACCAGACTTAACATTATTAAATGGACATGATAAAAGTAGTAAACAGCGTAAATCAGAGACGCTGATTGCAGAAGGTATCGACATCAATATTATTACAGAGCGTGATTTTCTTAAAATGCTTAAACTCTAG
- a CDS encoding DEAD/DEAH box helicase, with protein MRDAHLQLDYQIQRWIFNQGWNGLREVQAKAIAPILSGKTDVLISAATAAGKTEAFFLPACSALVKSDNGQNIGLYEKEGQGNGVGILYISPLKALINDQYRRLESLAELLDMQVTPWHGDSPRSKKNKQKKSPSGIILITPESLESLLIRDSGWVKQAFSSLKYIVIDEFHAFLGSERGQHLLSLLTRLEHVTERLNSPIPRVALSATLGDLKSVPQSLRPNQSLPCVIIEDDEAKASIKVQVKGYIEPSQLALESDSKKNNFESSDSQYIGIQHPYTAEAQVCSDLYRLCRGGSHLIFANSRKRTEMIATELSDLCEHNIVPNEFFPHHGSLSKELRESLETRLQKEALPTTAVCTMTLELGIDIGKVDTVVQVTAPHSVASLRQRLGRSGRRGGSAVLRMLIIEKEIDKDTSLTDKLRLELIQSFAMIRLLIIDKWFEPADTELYHFSTLLHQVLATIGQWGGIRADQLYILLCKQGPFQQIQPAHFKSLLSQMGELQLLTQLGNNQLVLGIVGERIVGHYTFYAVFKTPEEYRIVTGNRTLGTLPIETMLLPEQYIIFGGKRWQVKNIDMDKKVVDVISVKGGGKPPTFGGGSMSIHDRVRQEMYEILNNGDYRIRVGEQHLDFADKTARQLFSESIDTFNRYDLSNQPVVDKDGNSYIFMWRGDKIVNTLTALLIRDDFTVEAYAGVICISKIDSFQVCQFLQKLASQILPTATELAETVPFKMTEKFDEYLPDDLLNIGYGAQAFDIIGLKKWLEDFKKTDLGL; from the coding sequence TTGAGAGACGCTCATCTTCAGCTTGATTATCAAATACAGCGTTGGATATTTAACCAAGGTTGGAATGGATTACGCGAGGTACAAGCCAAAGCAATTGCACCTATTTTATCTGGGAAAACCGACGTACTGATTAGTGCGGCGACTGCTGCCGGCAAAACAGAAGCGTTCTTTTTGCCGGCGTGTAGCGCTCTCGTCAAGTCAGACAATGGCCAAAATATAGGACTATATGAAAAAGAAGGGCAGGGTAACGGAGTAGGTATTTTGTATATCAGCCCACTGAAAGCGCTAATTAATGATCAATATCGGAGGCTTGAGAGTCTAGCAGAGTTGCTTGATATGCAAGTGACGCCATGGCATGGCGATAGCCCACGAAGTAAAAAGAATAAACAAAAAAAGTCGCCATCAGGAATTATTTTGATTACGCCTGAGTCGCTTGAATCTTTATTGATTCGGGATTCAGGTTGGGTAAAACAAGCTTTTAGTAGCCTAAAATATATTGTGATTGATGAGTTTCATGCTTTTTTGGGTAGCGAGCGTGGTCAGCATTTATTATCTCTTTTGACGCGGCTTGAGCATGTCACTGAACGTTTAAATTCACCTATTCCGAGAGTAGCGCTGAGTGCAACGTTGGGAGATCTGAAAAGCGTACCGCAGTCATTAAGGCCTAATCAGTCACTACCTTGCGTCATTATTGAAGATGATGAGGCGAAGGCTAGTATTAAAGTACAAGTAAAAGGTTACATAGAGCCTAGTCAATTAGCGCTTGAATCAGATTCTAAAAAGAATAATTTTGAAAGTTCTGACTCTCAATATATTGGTATTCAGCATCCTTATACTGCCGAGGCGCAAGTTTGTTCGGACTTGTACCGATTATGCCGTGGCGGTAGCCATCTAATATTTGCTAATAGCCGTAAGCGCACAGAGATGATAGCGACAGAGCTGAGTGATTTATGTGAGCATAATATTGTGCCTAATGAGTTCTTCCCTCATCACGGCTCACTGTCAAAAGAGCTTAGAGAAAGCTTAGAAACACGCCTGCAAAAAGAGGCGTTGCCAACCACCGCCGTATGTACTATGACTTTAGAGCTTGGAATCGATATTGGTAAGGTTGATACGGTGGTGCAAGTGACGGCTCCACATTCTGTAGCCAGTCTTAGGCAACGGCTTGGGCGCTCAGGTAGGCGTGGTGGTTCGGCGGTGCTCAGAATGCTGATTATTGAAAAAGAGATTGATAAAGATACCAGTCTCACTGACAAGCTACGTCTTGAGTTAATCCAGTCATTCGCAATGATAAGATTACTGATTATCGATAAGTGGTTTGAGCCGGCGGATACTGAGTTATATCACTTCTCAACGCTATTGCATCAGGTACTAGCGACTATCGGTCAATGGGGCGGTATTCGTGCTGACCAGCTTTATATACTGCTATGTAAACAAGGACCCTTTCAACAAATACAACCAGCGCACTTTAAGTCTTTACTAAGCCAAATGGGAGAGTTGCAACTACTTACCCAACTTGGTAATAATCAATTGGTTTTAGGTATTGTCGGTGAGCGTATTGTTGGTCATTACACTTTTTATGCAGTCTTTAAGACACCAGAAGAATACCGTATCGTGACTGGTAATAGAACGCTTGGCACCTTACCAATTGAAACTATGTTGTTACCTGAGCAATATATTATTTTTGGTGGTAAACGCTGGCAAGTCAAAAATATTGATATGGATAAAAAAGTAGTTGATGTCATCTCTGTCAAAGGCGGTGGCAAGCCTCCAACTTTTGGTGGCGGTAGTATGTCCATACATGACCGAGTACGCCAAGAAATGTATGAAATATTGAACAACGGTGATTATCGTATTCGAGTTGGTGAGCAACATTTAGATTTTGCTGACAAAACGGCAAGACAATTATTTTCAGAAAGTATTGATACTTTTAATAGGTATGATTTAAGCAATCAGCCTGTTGTAGACAAAGATGGAAATAGTTATATATTTATGTGGCGTGGAGATAAAATTGTAAATACCTTAACGGCGTTGCTCATACGAGATGACTTCACTGTTGAAGCCTATGCAGGTGTTATTTGTATTAGTAAAATTGATTCGTTTCAGGTTTGTCAATTTTTACAAAAGCTTGCCAGTCAGATATTACCTACAGCAACTGAGCTTGCTGAAACTGTACCTTTCAAGATGACTGAAAAGTTTGATGAGTACTTACCTGATGATTTGCTCAATATTGGTTACGGGGCACAAGCGTTTGATATTATTGGATTGAAAAAATGGTTGGAGGACTTCAAAAAAACAGACTTAGGATTATGA
- a CDS encoding IS3 family transposase (programmed frameshift) — MKRQTYTPEIKERAVRMLIEASSDYPSTWSAIQAIASKIGCTPETLRSWHKKHIDQTIPALVQAQSDKERIKELERENRELKQANEIIRKAAGFFRPGGARPSTQIMVQFIDDYRGSYGIELICRVLPIAPSTYHRAKDLECCPEKRSLRSQHDDYYLSEIKRIWQNSKCRYGARKVWQQMKADGLKVARCTVERLMSQHGLQGVWRGKDKITTNSRDDQKRADDLVNRNFTAHCPNQLWVADFTYIKTLSGWVYTAFIIDVFARSIVGWKISKRMNTDMVMVALNQAIADRNNPKDVIHHSDRGVQYLSIHYIDKMAESNVIASVGTTGDLYESALAETVNGLYKTEVIHYLKENWHGVNDVELATLEWVDWFNKTRLHSTIGYMPPFEFEKRYYDNLTLSGIAA; from the exons ATGAAAAGACAAACCTACACTCCTGAGATTAAAGAACGCGCCGTTCGCATGCTGATTGAAGCGTCGAGCGACTATCCTTCTACATGGTCAGCCATTCAAGCCATAGCGTCAAAGATTGGCTGTACGCCTGAGACACTGCGATCTTGGCATAAAAAGCACATAGACCAAACCATTCCCGCCTTAGTGCAGGCTCAAAGTGACAAAGAGCGTATCAAAGAACTTGAACGAGAGAATAGAGAACTCAAGCAAGCCAATGAGATTATACGTAAGGCTGCTG GCTTTTTTCGCCCAGGCGGAGCTCGACCGTCCACCCAGATAATGGTTCAGTTTATTGATGACTATAGAGGTAGTTATGGGATCGAGCTGATTTGTAGAGTACTACCGATTGCCCCGTCAACCTATCACCGTGCTAAAGACCTAGAGTGCTGCCCTGAAAAGCGTTCACTGCGCAGTCAGCATGACGACTACTATCTCAGCGAGATTAAACGTATTTGGCAGAATAGCAAGTGCCGCTACGGCGCTCGTAAAGTCTGGCAGCAGATGAAAGCTGACGGGTTAAAGGTTGCTCGGTGTACCGTAGAACGTTTAATGAGCCAGCACGGCTTACAAGGTGTCTGGCGCGGTAAGGATAAGATTACCACCAACAGCCGTGACGACCAAAAGCGTGCTGATGACTTAGTCAATCGTAACTTTACCGCCCATTGTCCTAACCAGCTATGGGTTGCGGACTTTACTTATATCAAGACATTGAGCGGCTGGGTTTATACCGCTTTTATCATCGATGTATTTGCCCGCTCTATTGTCGGCTGGAAGATATCAAAGCGCATGAACACCGATATGGTAATGGTAGCATTGAACCAAGCAATAGCAGACAGAAACAATCCCAAAGATGTGATTCATCATAGTGATCGAGGGGTGCAGTATTTATCTATTCACTACATCGATAAAATGGCTGAATCGAACGTTATTGCCTCTGTAGGTACGACGGGGGATTTATACGAAAGTGCCTTGGCTGAAACAGTCAATGGGCTTTATAAAACTGAAGTAATCCATTATTTAAAAGAGAACTGGCATGGTGTTAACGATGTTGAACTGGCAACCCTTGAATGGGTAGACTGGTTTAACAAAACACGACTGCATAGTACGATTGGTTATATGCCACCTTTTGAATTTGAAAAGCGGTATTATGATAATTTAACCCTGTCAGGCATCGCTGCCTGA
- a CDS encoding PH domain-containing protein has translation MINAVFTSKIDLWLAFLILGSSLLLILVPVWEWIYNDSSIRRILFISLLTIPGAILLLLIFFNIKYSLSDDELFVKNGFSTQSIPLKDITHIIRTNSMLSAPALSLDRIEIRYEGGSIVISPKDKDGFYRAIQERVAALKTDGDDGLVKS, from the coding sequence ATGATAAATGCTGTATTTACATCAAAGATTGATTTATGGTTAGCGTTTTTAATATTGGGTTCTAGCTTACTACTCATTTTGGTACCTGTATGGGAATGGATTTACAACGATAGCTCTATTAGAAGAATACTGTTTATTAGTCTTTTGACGATACCAGGTGCGATATTACTCTTGTTGATATTTTTCAACATAAAGTACAGTTTGTCAGATGACGAACTGTTTGTGAAAAACGGTTTTTCTACTCAGAGCATACCATTGAAAGACATTACACATATCATTCGTACCAACAGTATGTTATCTGCTCCAGCCCTGTCTTTAGATCGGATTGAGATAAGATATGAAGGGGGGAGTATAGTGATATCACCAAAAGACAAAGATGGGTTCTATCGTGCGATACAAGAACGTGTTGCTGCATTAAAAACCGATGGTGATGATGGCTTGGTAAAGAGTTAG
- a CDS encoding thermonuclease family protein, with the protein MRNLLIVGLLLALAGCGGYDDIDAMRDATMGSTGVVGGNTGSNSGNTTKCYEPNVLNASGVRVIDGDTIEVTQASGQSERVRLLGIDAPESAQEYGTESTTALSQCINNAIVTIQWTERDRYDRLLGKVIANNVDCNLNQLQKGAAWHYKEYQSSQTPYDRIEYANAEIVARSNGRGLWANRYPIKPSDYRSGKNSSDLNFNNDRLPSKGASKCYSKPSVGSSNGSGTIIPLPPTGSICSNFIKKTCSQITTCVEAQQQLACGNTQIDGDKDGVPCESICPGG; encoded by the coding sequence ATGAGAAACTTATTGATTGTTGGTTTGCTCTTAGCTCTTGCTGGGTGTGGTGGTTACGATGATATTGACGCCATGAGAGACGCCACTATGGGCTCTACCGGCGTCGTCGGTGGTAACACTGGCTCTAACAGTGGTAATACAACAAAATGCTATGAACCTAATGTGCTGAATGCAAGCGGTGTCCGTGTTATTGATGGTGATACGATAGAGGTTACTCAAGCATCAGGACAAAGCGAACGTGTACGTTTACTAGGCATTGATGCACCAGAATCGGCACAAGAGTACGGAACAGAAAGCACTACTGCCTTATCTCAGTGTATAAATAATGCGATTGTTACTATCCAGTGGACTGAAAGAGATAGATATGATCGACTGCTTGGTAAGGTCATTGCCAATAATGTTGACTGCAATTTGAATCAACTGCAAAAGGGTGCTGCTTGGCATTACAAGGAATATCAAAGTAGTCAGACACCTTACGATCGCATTGAGTATGCCAACGCTGAGATTGTGGCGCGTTCAAATGGTAGGGGCTTGTGGGCAAATCGATATCCTATAAAGCCATCCGATTATCGAAGCGGTAAAAATAGCTCTGACCTTAACTTTAATAATGATCGTTTGCCATCAAAAGGTGCTAGTAAATGTTATAGCAAACCTAGCGTAGGTTCCTCTAATGGTTCTGGCACTATTATACCATTGCCACCTACCGGCTCTATCTGCAGTAATTTTATTAAGAAAACCTGTAGTCAGATAACAACATGCGTAGAAGCACAGCAGCAACTTGCCTGCGGCAATACGCAGATTGATGGCGATAAGGACGGAGTCCCATGCGAATCGATATGCCCAGGTGGCTAA
- a CDS encoding TerB N-terminal domain-containing protein, with protein sequence MKNFIENVVALFKEKYDTKSNEVRTHLIDLPPNIKPSAGAQVSHNNQNRTNRHHDNGIDKNSFDDNHVDSDDLDNVDSLATFILSSERSKECSTSSNHTKGRWVTKYESITIHNRTIERGFFYFGGQLETLVGYGTEPSLIDERLSVGPPSAIHSTTAIYSDESLGYWPTYGQLSALCRGIYLDWLASDRTNPHTPIGYVFIYFNGLERRVIESISLDNVSDDEFIAIYNEAFRLHNIYGKQSSFHNYSVHFLEFMALVRSPLFEERLQAHQVSPPPASSRNLTFKMQLAKTVTLKLPIPATLAWEWLIFSNEYNFRTPARRCESEFKDLFDILYQEAYPNGFTVSPNKTKLTLNYNAASRSIGYVDLTLDDLQDPSILKAPIKKLITVAEQCNDALDAYSRYLGRDSNDKTDIGAILLLPKVLIQQQAYQEKYPAIQKFKAWAKSVIQNDEGLTTAKELFGYLDEELSHSVPKTFTKKHNEIITSLAELAGFGIVPDQRYHQTSFKPDGYVVLFDSGHGQDFEPSTSFHQISLALRLGAMVATINGYVDKKEVDTLLTIIEQDTQLTTIEKASLKAYLLWRLNSPANMSGLKAKLAVLDDKHIDFISRFIISVALAKGNVEPSQIKQIEKLYQALGLDKNSVVSDIHHLTSAKKITPAFSNEAQLKNSNEQGIGANADISDHNSKTYIFNAELLALYESETGDAKAMLASIFSADDDDMESDSESLPNEQVDNCSETDVINESVVKGLDTIHSQLYQQLISKEIWQREEAEVLCGSLNLMINGAIETINDWAYDNVDAPVLEENDEVIIDFEIVEELKALY encoded by the coding sequence ATGAAAAATTTTATCGAAAATGTCGTGGCGCTATTCAAAGAGAAGTATGATACCAAAAGTAATGAGGTGAGAACTCATCTTATAGATTTGCCACCTAATATAAAGCCATCTGCAGGGGCGCAAGTTAGTCATAATAATCAAAACCGTACAAATAGGCACCATGACAATGGTATTGATAAAAATAGTTTTGATGACAATCATGTTGACAGCGATGACTTGGATAATGTAGATAGTCTTGCTACTTTTATTCTCTCATCGGAGAGATCAAAGGAATGCAGTACCTCCTCCAATCACACAAAGGGTCGCTGGGTAACCAAGTATGAGTCTATAACCATTCATAATCGCACTATTGAACGAGGCTTTTTTTATTTTGGCGGGCAGCTTGAGACTTTAGTGGGTTATGGTACTGAGCCCTCATTAATAGATGAGCGTTTATCAGTAGGTCCACCATCAGCTATCCATAGTACGACAGCTATTTATAGTGATGAGTCGTTAGGTTACTGGCCAACTTATGGACAGCTTTCAGCTTTATGTCGTGGTATTTATCTAGACTGGTTAGCGTCTGATCGTACAAATCCCCATACGCCCATCGGCTATGTTTTTATCTACTTTAATGGGCTTGAGCGCAGAGTCATTGAAAGTATTAGTCTAGACAATGTGTCTGATGATGAGTTTATTGCTATTTATAACGAAGCTTTTCGTCTGCATAATATTTATGGCAAGCAGTCATCATTTCACAACTATTCTGTCCATTTTTTAGAATTTATGGCACTTGTGCGCTCGCCACTGTTTGAAGAACGATTACAAGCACACCAGGTTTCCCCGCCGCCTGCCAGTAGTCGCAACCTAACCTTTAAAATGCAATTAGCAAAAACGGTAACCTTAAAGTTGCCCATTCCTGCCACTTTAGCATGGGAGTGGCTCATTTTTTCTAATGAATATAATTTTAGGACGCCTGCAAGGCGCTGTGAGTCAGAATTCAAAGATCTGTTCGATATTTTATATCAAGAAGCTTATCCCAATGGATTCACCGTTTCTCCCAATAAAACCAAGCTAACGTTAAATTATAACGCTGCCAGCCGCTCAATTGGTTATGTTGATCTTACGCTTGATGATCTACAAGATCCTAGTATATTAAAAGCGCCCATCAAAAAGCTGATTACTGTTGCCGAACAATGTAATGATGCTTTAGACGCCTATAGTCGCTATTTAGGTCGTGATAGTAATGATAAAACAGATATAGGCGCTATTTTATTACTACCAAAAGTGCTTATTCAGCAACAAGCCTATCAAGAAAAATACCCAGCAATACAAAAATTTAAAGCATGGGCAAAATCTGTTATTCAAAATGATGAAGGTCTGACGACGGCTAAAGAATTATTTGGGTATTTGGATGAGGAGTTGTCGCACTCAGTACCTAAAACATTTACCAAAAAGCATAATGAAATTATTACAAGTTTAGCTGAGTTAGCAGGCTTTGGTATTGTGCCAGACCAGCGGTACCATCAGACCAGTTTTAAACCAGATGGATATGTGGTTCTATTTGATAGCGGTCATGGACAAGACTTTGAGCCGAGCACCTCATTTCATCAAATCAGTTTAGCACTTAGATTGGGTGCCATGGTTGCAACTATTAATGGCTATGTTGATAAAAAAGAGGTAGATACGCTACTGACGATTATTGAGCAAGACACGCAGCTTACTACTATTGAAAAAGCGTCACTAAAGGCTTATTTGTTATGGCGCTTGAATAGCCCTGCTAATATGTCAGGCCTAAAGGCAAAGCTAGCGGTACTTGATGACAAGCACATTGACTTTATCAGTCGTTTTATCATTTCAGTTGCCTTAGCTAAAGGTAATGTTGAACCCAGTCAAATTAAACAAATTGAAAAGTTGTATCAGGCTCTAGGTCTTGATAAAAATTCAGTAGTTAGCGATATTCATCACTTAACTAGCGCTAAAAAGATAACGCCAGCGTTCAGTAATGAGGCACAGCTTAAGAATAGTAATGAGCAAGGTATAGGTGCTAACGCTGATATTTCCGATCATAATAGTAAGACGTATATTTTTAACGCTGAATTATTAGCCTTGTATGAAAGCGAGACAGGCGACGCTAAAGCAATGCTGGCGAGTATATTTTCGGCAGATGATGACGATATGGAAAGCGATAGTGAGTCACTGCCAAATGAACAAGTAGATAACTGTAGTGAAACGGATGTGATTAACGAGTCTGTTGTTAAAGGTTTAGATACTATTCATAGTCAGCTTTATCAGCAACTGATTAGTAAAGAGATATGGCAACGAGAAGAAGCTGAGGTTCTGTGTGGGTCACTAAATTTGATGATAAATGGTGCTATCGAGACCATCAATGATTGGGCGTATGATAATGTCGATGCACCAGTATTAGAAGAAAATGATGAAGTAATAATTGACTTTGAGATTGTCGAAGAATTAAAGGCATTGTACTAA
- a CDS encoding ATP-binding protein: MTGKKIRAKERDAIIQSLKAGVTPKVGIQHIQVGRMNELRALISDIERIADGGSAFRLIIGEYGSGKTFFLSVVRAIALERKLVTVNADLSPDRRIQASSGQARNLYSELMRNLSTRNKPDGNGLASVVERFITEARKQADSTGEAISDVIQDKLAELTELVGGYDFAKVIEAYWRGHEEDNDELKVNAIRWLRAEYSAKTDARRDLGVRTIISDASFYDALKIMSLFVRQAGYQGLLVNLDEMVNLYKLNSTQARQANYEQILRILNDCLQGTAEHLGFLLGGTPEFLLDPRKGLYSYDALQTRLADNSFAKQAGVIDYSSPALHLASLTPEELYILLKNLRHVYAGGDEAEYLVPDESLQAFLQHCSQTIGDAYFRTPRNTIKAFLDMLAVIDQNPAISWDQLINSVSIDPEMPSDMDIDMSGMNEEDELADFRL, translated from the coding sequence ATGACCGGTAAAAAAATTAGAGCAAAAGAGCGCGATGCTATTATTCAGTCGCTTAAGGCAGGAGTCACACCAAAGGTTGGTATTCAGCACATCCAAGTGGGACGTATGAATGAGCTTAGAGCGCTAATAAGTGATATTGAGCGTATTGCTGATGGTGGCTCGGCGTTTCGTCTTATTATTGGCGAGTATGGTTCAGGCAAGACCTTTTTTTTGAGTGTGGTAAGAGCGATTGCGCTTGAGCGTAAGCTGGTCACTGTTAATGCTGATTTATCACCTGATAGGCGTATTCAAGCATCGTCAGGACAAGCAAGAAACTTATATTCCGAGCTTATGCGTAATCTATCCACTCGTAATAAACCGGATGGTAATGGTTTGGCCAGTGTAGTCGAACGTTTTATTACTGAAGCCCGCAAACAAGCGGATAGTACAGGTGAGGCAATTAGCGATGTTATCCAAGACAAGTTAGCTGAATTGACAGAATTGGTTGGCGGTTACGACTTTGCTAAAGTTATTGAAGCTTATTGGCGAGGTCACGAAGAAGATAATGATGAGTTAAAGGTCAATGCGATTCGATGGCTGCGTGCAGAGTACTCAGCTAAGACTGATGCAAGGCGCGATTTAGGTGTGCGTACTATCATATCTGACGCGTCTTTTTATGATGCACTCAAAATCATGAGTCTATTCGTACGGCAGGCCGGCTACCAAGGTTTGTTAGTTAATCTCGATGAGATGGTCAACTTATATAAACTCAATAGCACACAAGCACGACAAGCGAATTATGAGCAGATACTGCGTATTCTAAATGACTGTTTGCAAGGTACCGCTGAGCATCTAGGGTTTTTGTTAGGCGGTACGCCTGAGTTCTTACTTGATCCGCGTAAAGGGTTGTATAGCTATGATGCCTTGCAAACGCGCTTAGCAGATAATAGTTTTGCTAAGCAGGCAGGCGTGATTGACTATTCGTCGCCTGCATTGCATTTAGCAAGTCTCACACCAGAAGAGCTATATATTTTACTGAAAAACCTGCGCCATGTTTATGCAGGTGGTGACGAAGCCGAATATCTAGTACCTGATGAATCCTTACAAGCTTTTTTACAGCATTGCAGTCAAACGATAGGTGATGCTTACTTTAGAACACCTCGCAATACCATTAAAGCATTTTTGGATATGTTGGCTGTCATTGATCAAAATCCAGCTATTTCGTGGGATCAACTTATTAACTCAGTATCTATTGACCCTGAAATGCCCTCTGATATGGACATTGATATGAGTGGTATGAATGAAGAAGACGAACTTGCCGATTTTAGGTTATAA
- a CDS encoding IS630 transposase-related protein: MTYSIDFRKQVLRSIKDGMTIREAANFYQISTSSIHSWQQSLAPKTTRNKAPTKILNEALLKDVEQHPDDYMYERAQRLGCSKSGIEAALKRLSISQKKDLRASKSLFDEKS, encoded by the coding sequence ATGACCTATTCAATCGACTTTCGCAAACAAGTACTGCGTAGCATTAAAGACGGCATGACCATTCGAGAAGCTGCTAACTTTTATCAGATTAGCACAAGCTCGATTCACAGCTGGCAGCAGAGCTTAGCGCCTAAGACAACCAGAAATAAAGCACCGACTAAAATATTAAATGAAGCACTATTAAAAGATGTTGAGCAGCATCCAGACGATTATATGTACGAGAGAGCACAGCGTTTAGGCTGTAGTAAATCAGGTATTGAAGCTGCATTAAAACGTCTTAGTATCAGTCAAAAAAAAGACCTTAGAGCATCCAAAAGCCTGTTTGATGAAAAGAGCTAA
- a CDS encoding helix-turn-helix domain-containing protein produces the protein MILCNLPVLLAERRLRVADLVRTTDISKSTLHRIYNDQTTRIEFDTLSKLCEVLDVTPGDILKYVPEEHNEEL, from the coding sequence GTGATTTTGTGTAACTTGCCTGTTCTTTTAGCAGAGAGAAGACTACGAGTAGCGGATTTAGTTAGAACAACAGACATTAGTAAATCGACATTACATAGAATCTATAATGATCAAACCACTCGGATAGAGTTCGATACCTTAAGTAAACTATGTGAAGTGTTAGATGTGACGCCAGGTGATATTTTGAAGTATGTACCAGAAGAGCATAACGAGGAATTATAG
- a CDS encoding YciI family protein, which yields MIVTTLTYKKPLSEVQKYLNEHIVFLEKFYAKNVFLASGRRDNRVGGVIIVLSNDLQEVKEIMALDPFYKHEIADYGFMRFEPSKYLDEIKKFVE from the coding sequence ATGATTGTGACTACTTTAACTTATAAAAAGCCTCTATCCGAAGTGCAAAAGTATTTAAATGAGCATATTGTGTTCTTAGAGAAATTTTACGCTAAGAATGTTTTTTTAGCATCTGGCCGTAGAGATAACCGTGTTGGTGGCGTTATTATCGTGTTATCTAACGATCTGCAAGAAGTCAAAGAAATAATGGCACTAGACCCATTTTATAAGCATGAAATAGCGGATTATGGTTTTATGAGATTTGAGCCTTCAAAGTATTTGGATGAAATTAAAAAATTCGTTGAATAG